The Collibacillus ludicampi region ATGGATGAGCCTTTTAGTGCTCTTGATGCATTAACACGAAGATCGATGCAGAACCATCTGCGTGAGATCTGGAAAAAAACAAGAAAATCTGTTTTTTTTATAACTCATGATGTCGAAGAAGCGTTGTTATTAGGAACACGAATTGTAGTCATGCATCCCAATCCCGGGAAAATAGTGCTCGATATATCAAATCCACTAACACAACAGGATAAATCTGTTCATGAAATGGAAAAGTCAAAGGAATTTAATCATTTACGGGATTATTTACTTTCCGTAATTAGTAAAGGAAGTAATGAAACAGTGGCCTTCACGAAATTTGACTCATAAAAGTATTCAAACTTGAAAGGAGAATGCCAGATGTCTAAATATACGATTGATCCAACTCGTCCTTTGAATATTCCTTATCGAAATCGTTATACGGGTACTCGTATCCTACGTCGTTTTCCAGAAGGTGTGGAGGAGAAACCTTACACATTGTTTCAAGTCAAGCCGTTGGGACCGCTCATTGGTGCTGAGATTGTCGGTGTCGATTTGCGAGATTCTATCACTTCCGAAGTAAAGGAAGAATTGAACCGAGCTCTGTTAGAGTGGAAGGTCATTTTTTTTCGCGACCAAAAAATTTCAAGTGAACAACTAGTAGCGTTTGCTCGGCTTTGGGGAGAGTTAGAGAAGCATCCTTTCCTTCCGGAGGGGAATTCTCCAGAAATTGTTCGTTTCGCCAAAGATAAAAATTCTAAGGGATTTGAGAACATTTGGCATAACGATGTAACATTTCGTTTAACACCTGCTCGTGCTGCTATCTTACGGGTTATTGAAGTTCCTGAACTCGGCGGAGATACGTTATGGGCTGATACCGCGGCAGCGTACGATAATTTGCCTGAGGAGATAAAAGAACGCATCGATGGTCTTACTGCCATTCATGACTTTACCCATGTATTTGGTCATTCATTGACACCAGATGAGTTGGCATTCTGGCAAGCTGAATTTCCAATTGCGGAGCATCCTGTTGTCATTAAACATCCTGTTACTGGAAGAAAAACTTTATTTGTAAACCCTGACTTCACGGCCCGAATTGTTGGTCTTGATTTGGAGGAAAGTGAGAATCTTCTCCAGTATCTTTTTCAACAAGTTCACATACCTGAGTATCAAGTTCGCTTTAAATGGGAAGCAAATTCCATTGCTTTCTGGGACAATTTCGCGACTCAACATTACGCGGTTGCTGATTACTACCCAAATCGCAGATTGGGTGAGCGCGTTGCGATTGTTGGTGAACGTCCCTCTAATTAGGAGATAGGAATTATTTTAGAAGATTTACTACATTGAACTTGATCATGTAAGGTTTTTATAAAATAACGATTCGATAATGGGAGCAGCAGTGCTGCTCTTTTTATATGTGTGTAAGCCGACATTATAATCCCCAATATAGCCAGAATAAAATTACCCATCTGTCATCCTATCCGAACTTGTTTATGTCCAACACTCGGTTTAAAAGACTGACCGATTGAATTAACGCTTGTTTCCCCCGGCGGCTCAAGCGTTTGATCGCGTACTCGCGCCTCATGGCAGTCGACTTGTCAGGACATGTCTCAATGTAACGAAGCCGAACTGGGCGTCGACCGCGGGTGTATTTCGCTCCTTCCCCTTTGTTATGCTCATCCAGTCGCTTTACAATGTCAACCGCATAGCCGGTATACAGCGTTCCATCCCGGCATTCAATTATATACACGTAAGGCATGATACTCTCCCGTATCGGTTTTTGATAGAAATATAACACGAATAGATCCTTAATGCCAAATGAAAGAAGAATAGATACATGAGAACGTTAACAACGAAATCCAGTCATAATGAATTCGTCCACAAACCTCCTGCAAATTGAATACTTGTTTACAGGTGATTTTTCCAAGAAAATTAAGCGGTTTAAGAGAAAAAGACTTTAAATTCAACTAATGGAATGATAACTTGTATATTGAAGATCATTGTATTTTCTTAAATCAATTAAATGGAATGAATGTTGATATGATAGATCGTGTGAAATGGTATTGGGAAAGGATTCGATCGTGTCATGTGGTTGTTGGCTGCACTGAGTACCACCTTTTGTTTCGGAGTTAATAATACGTTGTTTAAATGGGGCACTACACGAAAACTCTCCAAGGAATGGATTCAATTTTTCTTTTATCTTGTGGCCTTTCTACTTGTTTTGTTGTACGGCGTTTTCCGTCATGCCCTTCATCCGAACTACTTGGCCCTTCTGATGGGGGGATTGACCGGAATACTCAACGCCAACGGAAATCTGCAAATGACGAAGGCTTTCGAGAAGGGACCGGCAAGTATTACCTCAACATTGATCGCGATGAATTCTGTGGTCGTAGTCTTGGCGACAGCGCTGTTTTTCCCCGAATCCATACCTATGATTCATTGGTTGGGTATTGTCATTATGATTGTTTCGGCAATTGTCGTTCAGTATCAGCCGGGCAATAAAACCCGGTTCGAGTATAAACCCTGGTTGCTGCGTTGTACATTTTCTCTCGTATCCATTGGTTCCGTTGGTGTTTTGCTTAAAGTTGCCGCTTATAAGCAAATCAACTTTATCGACATGCTATTTTTTATGTATGGCGGGGGTTTAATGTTTTTAAGTGTTCTTGTCCGAGGAGAAATTATGCGACTCACCGCACATAAGACAGAGATTAAAGTCGCAACCATTGTGGGATTTTTGAGTACTATCGGCTTTGGCTGCTATCTTTTCGCTTTGAAAACCGGACCTGCCAGTATCGTTTTCCCGATCATCAGTTTGAATTGCCTAGTTGTTATGATATCCGGACTCTTTTTATTCAAGGAACGTTTAAGAACCTATCAATTAATCGGAATGGCAACTGCGCTGTTGGGACTCGTTTTAACAAAAATATAAAAGGGGGGCACTTTTTGAGTGCCTTTTTGTTTTGCTTCTCTTAAAATATTCATATAAAGAGAAGGGGGAAACACCTTGCAACGCATTCTAAGAGGCCATCATATACTATGTGTTCACGGTTTTCAAGGAATGGGATACAGTCCGGAATTTGTAAAAAACATGACGGAAATTGTAGAAGAGATCCGCAATAACCAAATGAACTTTCCAATCCAGGTAATCAGTGGTCTGGATGATGTATGTGACAAGTGCCCGAATAAAGGTGACGGCTTTTGTAAAGCCTTCGATGATCATGTAAAAGAACTGGATCAAAGAATTATGGAACATATTGGACTTACACACGGTGATCTCTTTGATAAAGCGAAGCTGTTACGATTAACAGCAGAAAAAGTAGAACCCGATGATCTTGACGTACTATGTGCGGGTTGCTCTTGGTTAAGCTATGGTGTTTGTAAAGAAGGAATTAAGAAATTAAAGAAAGAGTATAAAGAGAAGGCATCACAAGAAGAAGAACAATCTTAAAAAATATGGCAGTTCGAAAAGAAGAACTTCAGAACCTAATTGACCAAATGAACGAAGCTGACCGAAAAACCGTACGAGACTTTATGTTGTATTTGATTGACCGTTCTGAGAAGAAGCCCGACTGCTTTCTGATTTACTTTCATATCAAATCAAACATTCATTAACTGGGATTCATACTGGAGGAGCGAGCTTTTTGACTGCTCCTCATTACTTATATGTATTTATCATATGAGTCCCCATAGATAAACAGTAATGTACCCCTATTTTTTTCGAGATGGTCTCTTTCAATCATTATTCAATTTTTCTTTCTCTTGCTCTCCCTTGCATGAAACGATCACCAATTGTCCCAGTAAGGTTACTAATACAAGACAGCCGGCAGCATACGGAAGTTGGGAAGGCGCCAATCCAGCTAGCATAACAGTCCCCCCAAGAGCGGAACCTATCGCACTACCTAAATAATTAGCGGAACTGTTTAAAGCAACTGCAACTGCTCCATGATTCGGTTGTAAGCGAAGTAATTCATGTTGTTGTGGGGCTTGCGAGGCCCAACCCATCGCCCCCCATATAACGAAAGGCAGGAATGCTAGCATAGGAAATTTAAGTCCCAATGGTAGGCTGAACATGGCAAAAGCCATTATCGCTAGAATACCGGCCATGAGCAAGTCGGGTCGTCCCGTCCGATCAATCAGAGTGCCAATGGAAAAGCTCCCGACTACGCCACCAATACCCCATGCCCACAGATAGGGTGTGATGATATTGATGTCTTGCAGGTTATGCAAGATTGTTGCGATATACGTATAGAGACCCAAGCTTGCGATGCTGGTCATAAAAGTGATACCAACGGTTGCTGAAACCCTTCCATTGGTCATCATTGCAACCCGTTGACGCAGTGATGGTGGCGCCGAAGCTGGAAAGTTTGGAAACCAGAGAACGATCCCAATCATGGCGATTAAACCCAGTGCAGTGATCAACCAGAGAGTCCCGTGCCAACCTAGATGTTCAGCAATGATCAATCCAAGTGGAACCCCTATTACCGTACCCATGCTCATGCCGCCTAGCGTAATACCAAGGGCACGGCCGCGTTTCTGTTTGGAAACGAGGGATGCAGCAGCTGCAGCGGCCAACGGTGAATAAAGCCCAGCTCCGATGCCTGCAACTGCACGAGCCATAAGCAGCAAGGAGTAACTCGAGGCTAGTGCACTAGCCCCATTTCCTACTGAGAAAACAGCGAGTGCCAGTACTAAAATCCTGCGCACTGGTTTTCCAGCTAACAATGTTGCAAAAACTGGAGCTGCCAGTGCATAACAAAGGGTGAAGACGCTAACCGCTTGTCCCGTTTGGGAAGCGCTTATTTTGAACATTGCCCCGATATCAGGCAATAAACCGGCCACCACATAGGCATCGAACCCAAGAGCGAACATGCCTATAGTGAGGAGAAGAACTTTTCGCATGGTAACCCCCTTATTTTTGTATAATATGTGGTTTTGATGAATGCACAGCTAAGGTGTTCTCAACGATTTCGATGTTCGAGAATTCACGATTGATCCAACCCATCAATCGATTTGTTATAATTAAATGAGCTTCAACATTTGAAAGATTACCAGAATGTTAAGACAAACGGAACTATCGTTATGTTAGAAGGGTATAACAATTGATTATACCGATTGGAGTGAAACAGATGAATGTAGAGTGGTTGCAGTTTTGTTGAAGCCGCTCAGCAAAAAAGCTTGTCTAAAGCCGCTAAAGCACGCAATCTTTCCCAACCAGCATTAAGCAAACATATACGTAATCTGGAACATGATCTTGATATTGTATTGTTTTATAGAACGTCTACCGGTATTGAACTGACGGAGGCTGGCGAACGTTTTTACAATCGAATTGTGCCTATCCTCGCTGAACTTAGCGCGATTCGCCAAGAGTTAAGACAATTTCGCCGAACTACTCCAATAGCTATAGGGAGTCTGCCTAGTCTGGCAACTTATTATTTACCTCAGAGGATCAAAGGACTTCGGCTATTAGATCGCCCCATGACATTAATGATTCAAAACACTTCGGGGGAACTCATACAATCATTGCTGGAAGGAAGACTCGATGCAGTCTTTATTGATACATTGTATATCCGGGAGTCGTTGTGGAGTTGTGAATTGTTTACGGAGTCATATTATGCGGTGTTTCCTTTACACCATCGTTTTCGTTCGCGAAAATCTGTTGAGCTTGCCGAATTGTGCGAAGAACCACTGATCGTTCATCAAGCCCCTTGCGATACAAGGAAGCATATTATCGAACAGATGGAATCGCTGGGTCACAAGCCTAACATCATCAGTGAGGTAGCTTTTGGTGACTTTATCCTTGGAGCAGTAGCGGCTGGAATGGGGATAACGATTATCCCTGAATTGATGGCTAAGCATATCGGTCATCTCCCGTTGTTCGCTCTCCCAATTACTAATTTTGGTAGGAATAGATCGATTTCTATAGCTACCCGTAGTCGTAAACTTGGATCGCAATTATATGAATTTATATCAACATCGGTTGAATCTCCATCTACTCAGTCATGACGCAGAATTACTCGATCCTCAAGTTAAAGGAGATGATAGTCATGAATTGAACGTATCGAAAACCCGTTGACAAAATATGTGTATTAAGGATATAGTACACTTAAAGTGTATGAACTACTTAGTACATACACTTTAAATCTGGATTGTTTTGGTTTTCATCACAAACTGCATAAGGCATGGAAAGTAAGGAGGAAACAAAATTTGATCAAAGTCCGAGATTTATCATTTGAATTCCGTATCGGGAAAAGAGGAAAGGAAAAACAAATCCCTGTTCTCAAAGAAATCTCCCTGGATGTGAAAAAAGGGGAGATTGTGACTCTGGTCGGCCGCAGCGGTTCCGGGAAATCAACCCTGTTACATTTGCTGAGCGGTTATCTGCATCCTACAAAAGGTCGTATTGAAATTAACGGCACGCCGGTCGAGAAATTTTCGGAAAAACAGTGGGCCGATTTTCGCTTGCAAAACATCGGGTTTATCTTCCAGAACTTTCAGCTGATTCCCTCCATGACCGCATTTAAGAATGTGGAGCTCCCGCTGGTATTAAAAGGAGTGCCAGAAAAAGAGCGGCAGTCTCGTGTCCATCAAATGTTCACACAGGTTGGATTGGAAGATTTCTTGGATTATTACCCCAGTGAATTATCTGGAGGGCAGCAGCAGCGAATCAGTATTGCGAGAGCACTCGTGATGAATCCTCCCTTGCTTTTGGCTGATGAGCCGACAGGAAGTCTTGATAGCGAAACGGAAGCGGATTTGTTGAATCTTATTCAATCTCTTAACAGGGACAAGGGAATTACGTTTTTAATCATCACCCATGATCAAAATGTCGCAAAAATCGGTCATCGAACCTTGGTTCTTAAAGATGGAAAACTGGCACAGGAGGAGAATTATGCGTTTACGGGATAAATTTCGATTTGTGAGGCAAAACGCAAGAAAGAACGGACTCCGAATGTTCATGACCATCCTGGCAACCGCCATGGGGTGTGCATTCCTGATCCTTTTGGCTTCAGTCGGTTACGGAATCCAGAAAACCGCCAAAGATAAAGTGCTCGAAAGGGGAGCCGTAAC contains the following coding sequences:
- a CDS encoding ABC transporter ATP-binding protein, with translation MIKVRDLSFEFRIGKRGKEKQIPVLKEISLDVKKGEIVTLVGRSGSGKSTLLHLLSGYLHPTKGRIEINGTPVEKFSEKQWADFRLQNIGFIFQNFQLIPSMTAFKNVELPLVLKGVPEKERQSRVHQMFTQVGLEDFLDYYPSELSGGQQQRISIARALVMNPPLLLADEPTGSLDSETEADLLNLIQSLNRDKGITFLIITHDQNVAKIGHRTLVLKDGKLAQEENYAFTG
- a CDS encoding LysR family transcriptional regulator, producing MSKAAKARNLSQPALSKHIRNLEHDLDIVLFYRTSTGIELTEAGERFYNRIVPILAELSAIRQELRQFRRTTPIAIGSLPSLATYYLPQRIKGLRLLDRPMTLMIQNTSGELIQSLLEGRLDAVFIDTLYIRESLWSCELFTESYYAVFPLHHRFRSRKSVELAELCEEPLIVHQAPCDTRKHIIEQMESLGHKPNIISEVAFGDFILGAVAAGMGITIIPELMAKHIGHLPLFALPITNFGRNRSISIATRSRKLGSQLYEFISTSVESPSTQS
- a CDS encoding GIY-YIG nuclease family protein, whose translation is MPYVYIIECRDGTLYTGYAVDIVKRLDEHNKGEGAKYTRGRRPVRLRYIETCPDKSTAMRREYAIKRLSRRGKQALIQSVSLLNRVLDINKFG
- a CDS encoding DMT family transporter, which translates into the protein MWLLAALSTTFCFGVNNTLFKWGTTRKLSKEWIQFFFYLVAFLLVLLYGVFRHALHPNYLALLMGGLTGILNANGNLQMTKAFEKGPASITSTLIAMNSVVVVLATALFFPESIPMIHWLGIVIMIVSAIVVQYQPGNKTRFEYKPWLLRCTFSLVSIGSVGVLLKVAAYKQINFIDMLFFMYGGGLMFLSVLVRGEIMRLTAHKTEIKVATIVGFLSTIGFGCYLFALKTGPASIVFPIISLNCLVVMISGLFLFKERLRTYQLIGMATALLGLVLTKI
- a CDS encoding MFS transporter; the encoded protein is MRKVLLLTIGMFALGFDAYVVAGLLPDIGAMFKISASQTGQAVSVFTLCYALAAPVFATLLAGKPVRRILVLALAVFSVGNGASALASSYSLLLMARAVAGIGAGLYSPLAAAAAASLVSKQKRGRALGITLGGMSMGTVIGVPLGLIIAEHLGWHGTLWLITALGLIAMIGIVLWFPNFPASAPPSLRQRVAMMTNGRVSATVGITFMTSIASLGLYTYIATILHNLQDINIITPYLWAWGIGGVVGSFSIGTLIDRTGRPDLLMAGILAIMAFAMFSLPLGLKFPMLAFLPFVIWGAMGWASQAPQQHELLRLQPNHGAVAVALNSSANYLGSAIGSALGGTVMLAGLAPSQLPYAAGCLVLVTLLGQLVIVSCKGEQEKEKLNND
- a CDS encoding DUF1284 domain-containing protein, with product MGYSPEFVKNMTEIVEEIRNNQMNFPIQVISGLDDVCDKCPNKGDGFCKAFDDHVKELDQRIMEHIGLTHGDLFDKAKLLRLTAEKVEPDDLDVLCAGCSWLSYGVCKEGIKKLKKEYKEKASQEEEQS
- a CDS encoding TauD/TfdA dioxygenase family protein; this encodes MSKYTIDPTRPLNIPYRNRYTGTRILRRFPEGVEEKPYTLFQVKPLGPLIGAEIVGVDLRDSITSEVKEELNRALLEWKVIFFRDQKISSEQLVAFARLWGELEKHPFLPEGNSPEIVRFAKDKNSKGFENIWHNDVTFRLTPARAAILRVIEVPELGGDTLWADTAAAYDNLPEEIKERIDGLTAIHDFTHVFGHSLTPDELAFWQAEFPIAEHPVVIKHPVTGRKTLFVNPDFTARIVGLDLEESENLLQYLFQQVHIPEYQVRFKWEANSIAFWDNFATQHYAVADYYPNRRLGERVAIVGERPSN